The following proteins are co-located in the Flavobacteriales bacterium genome:
- a CDS encoding glycosyltransferase family 4 protein, with translation MRLKRVAILTDGVSPLVMGGMQKHSYYLLRYFLSQGVHVLLFHPGKGSVKEYLPGGGDERLEEHIVPFPSKGSWPWSYVQNSFAYSVSLYKRLQKNQLPIDFIYAQGFTAWHLLDQKRKKKGDLPPVGVNFHGLEMFQKANGFKQKVIQWMFRGPVKFNLSQADVVYSLGGGLSHILRNMKEVDNARISEIPIGLEPSWLREEEKVFPEDSLSFLFIGRYERRKGIEDWNAVIQHLEGEDLTFEFIGPIPHSKRIKDGRVTYHGAIKVESELIQMIDQNHVLVVPSYSEGMPTVILEAMARGLVVIASRVGAVEDQVDSDIGQLVDPGDREGLRKAVLEMKDWSGAQLSMMSRQAQKRFNERFTWPQVIEQTIADIEKRFL, from the coding sequence ATGAGATTGAAGCGAGTGGCCATATTGACCGATGGTGTGAGTCCGCTTGTGATGGGAGGGATGCAGAAGCACTCCTACTATCTCCTCAGGTACTTCCTTTCCCAGGGTGTGCATGTGCTTCTTTTTCATCCAGGAAAAGGATCGGTCAAAGAATATTTGCCTGGAGGAGGTGATGAGCGATTGGAAGAGCATATCGTACCCTTTCCATCAAAAGGAAGCTGGCCGTGGAGCTATGTGCAGAACTCGTTCGCCTACTCCGTATCACTCTACAAGCGTTTGCAGAAAAATCAACTGCCGATCGATTTTATCTACGCTCAGGGCTTTACCGCTTGGCATCTACTGGATCAGAAACGTAAAAAAAAGGGTGACCTACCTCCCGTGGGAGTCAATTTCCATGGTCTGGAGATGTTTCAGAAAGCCAATGGATTCAAACAGAAGGTCATCCAATGGATGTTCCGTGGGCCGGTGAAGTTCAATCTATCGCAAGCTGATGTGGTCTACTCTCTGGGGGGTGGATTGAGCCATATCCTGCGGAATATGAAGGAGGTGGACAATGCGCGTATCAGTGAGATTCCTATCGGTCTGGAGCCCTCTTGGTTGCGAGAAGAAGAGAAGGTCTTTCCAGAAGATTCGTTGAGCTTCCTATTCATTGGTCGGTATGAGCGCAGGAAAGGAATCGAGGACTGGAACGCGGTCATTCAACATCTGGAGGGCGAAGACCTGACCTTCGAATTCATCGGTCCCATTCCGCACAGCAAGCGGATCAAAGATGGACGTGTGACCTACCATGGTGCGATCAAGGTCGAGTCCGAATTGATCCAAATGATCGATCAGAATCATGTCCTGGTAGTACCTTCGTACTCGGAAGGAATGCCTACTGTGATACTGGAGGCCATGGCCCGAGGGCTCGTGGTGATTGCGAGTAGAGTGGGGGCTGTAGAGGATCAGGTGGATAGTGACATAGGCCAGCTGGTGGACCCTGGTGATAGAGAAGGACTCAGAAAAGCCGTCCTCGAGATGAAAGACTGGAGCGGAGCACAACTGTCCATGATGAGCCGTCAGGCACAAAAAAGATTTAACGAGAGATTCACATGGCCACAGGTCATCGAGCAGACCATTGCCGATATAGAGAAGCGCTTTCTATAG